From the genome of Verrucomicrobiia bacterium, one region includes:
- the lpdA gene encoding dihydrolipoyl dehydrogenase produces MNYDLIVIGGGPAGYVGAIRAAQVGKRVACVEKERAGGTCLNWGCIPTKSLLRNAELFHLMKQRGGEFGFSFDNLRHDWSKIIKRSRDVADKNAAGIEHLFKKNKVDYVRGEASLTDAGAVTVKSADGKTQKLEAAKILIATGVVSRPLSDFPFNGKTVISSREAMVLAKQPKDIIIIGAGAIGVEFAYFFNAFGTKVTLVEMLPDLLPLEDAEVSQALEKTFVKQGINVLAATKVVKAEATGQGVRITVEGKKSETLEAEVCLVAIGVQPLLPAGLSLQLTPRGFIQTTDRYQTSVPEVFAAGDIIGPPLLAHVASYEAIQAVEGMFTHHLPKRISFFPSCTYCQPQVASVGLTERAAREQGLKYRVGKFPFSASGKARAVGEVDGFVKLLFGEPYGELLGAHIIGAEATEMIAELGLALTLEATHEEIVASIHAHPTLSEAVHEATGQAYGAAIHL; encoded by the coding sequence ATGAATTACGATCTGATTGTCATTGGCGGCGGTCCCGCCGGCTATGTCGGCGCCATTCGCGCCGCGCAAGTGGGCAAACGCGTCGCCTGTGTCGAAAAAGAGCGAGCCGGCGGCACCTGCCTCAACTGGGGCTGCATCCCCACCAAATCGCTGCTGCGCAACGCCGAACTGTTTCACCTGATGAAGCAGCGCGGTGGCGAGTTCGGTTTCAGCTTCGACAACCTCCGTCACGACTGGAGCAAAATCATCAAACGCTCGCGCGACGTCGCCGACAAAAACGCCGCCGGCATCGAGCATTTGTTCAAGAAAAACAAGGTGGACTATGTTCGCGGCGAAGCGTCGCTCACCGACGCCGGTGCGGTGACGGTAAAAAGCGCCGATGGGAAAACCCAGAAACTCGAAGCCGCGAAAATTCTGATCGCCACCGGCGTCGTGTCGCGGCCGCTGTCCGATTTTCCGTTCAACGGCAAAACGGTCATCAGCAGCCGCGAAGCGATGGTTTTGGCAAAGCAACCCAAAGACATCATTATCATCGGCGCCGGCGCGATCGGTGTTGAGTTCGCCTATTTCTTCAACGCCTTCGGCACGAAGGTCACGCTCGTAGAGATGCTGCCGGATCTTCTGCCGCTTGAAGACGCCGAAGTTTCGCAAGCGCTGGAAAAGACCTTCGTTAAACAGGGTATCAACGTTCTGGCAGCCACCAAAGTCGTCAAAGCCGAAGCCACCGGCCAGGGCGTGAGGATCACCGTCGAAGGGAAAAAATCTGAAACGCTGGAGGCTGAAGTCTGCTTGGTGGCCATCGGTGTGCAGCCGTTGCTGCCGGCCGGCCTGTCGCTCCAACTCACGCCGCGCGGTTTCATCCAGACAACGGATCGTTATCAAACGAGTGTTCCGGAAGTCTTCGCCGCCGGAGACATCATCGGGCCGCCCTTGCTCGCGCATGTCGCCAGTTATGAAGCGATTCAGGCCGTCGAGGGGATGTTCACCCATCACCTCCCGAAGCGAATCAGCTTTTTTCCCAGTTGCACCTATTGCCAGCCGCAAGTAGCGAGTGTCGGTTTGACCGAGCGCGCGGCACGGGAACAGGGATTGAAATACCGGGTTGGGAAATTCCCCTTCAGCGCCAGCGGCAAAGCCCGCGCCGTGGGCGAAGTGGATGGTTTTGTGAAACTACTTTTTGGCGAGCCTTATGGCGAACTGCTCGGCGCACACATCATCGGCGCGGAAGCGACGGAGATGATCGCCGAACTGGGCCTGGCGCTCACGCTCGAAGCGACCCATGAGGAAATTGTGGCCAGCATTCATGCCCATCCGACCTTGAGCGAAGCCGTCCACGAAGCCACCGGTCAGGCTTATGGGGCCGCGATCCACCTTTAG
- a CDS encoding Rrf2 family transcriptional regulator: MRLSAYSDYAFRVLMQAALRGPQRVTVDQVAETFGISRHHLVKVVHDLGCSGYLQTQRGAGGGFTLGRAPEKIRVGDIVRLGEESEAVIDCTDKPGSQCRIFPACQLRGVLDEAASAFFAVLDRYTLADLIKQPSKMRAVLQL; encoded by the coding sequence ATGCGATTGAGCGCTTATTCCGATTACGCGTTCCGTGTGCTCATGCAGGCGGCCCTGCGCGGGCCCCAGCGAGTCACCGTCGACCAGGTGGCTGAGACGTTCGGCATTTCACGTCATCATCTGGTCAAGGTGGTCCACGACTTGGGGTGCAGCGGTTATCTGCAAACGCAGCGCGGAGCGGGAGGTGGATTCACTCTCGGCCGCGCCCCCGAGAAGATTCGAGTCGGCGACATCGTCCGCTTGGGCGAGGAAAGCGAGGCCGTCATAGATTGCACGGACAAACCCGGTTCTCAGTGCCGAATCTTCCCAGCCTGCCAATTGCGGGGCGTGCTGGATGAGGCCGCGTCGGCCTTCTTCGCGGTGCTGGATCGCTATACTCTGGCGGACCTGATCAAACAGCCGTCGAAAATGCGCGCCGTGCTTCAACTCTGA
- a CDS encoding multicopper oxidase domain-containing protein yields MPHVETQLTYAPNVPPPVTRQKPAIVEVNLVAAHKVMPLSSSSDYTFWTFNDHVPGPFIRVRAGDWLQVRISNTDPSGMPHNVDFHAVTGPGGGAQVLTVTPGTTNVGWFHLLHPGLFVYHCAVPPMIDHIANGMFGLILVDPTNGLPHADRELYVMQSEFYTTNNPNGGRLLGFSHERAMEEHPTYVVFNGQSGSMFFSDAPSAKAGDRIRIYFGNAGPNLISSFHVIGTLMQNVYREGSLTDPAAHDLQTVTVSPGSSAIVEFTPVVPGIYTFLDHDMAHADKGASGQINVSGAPRLDIYRSAQDGPPTQ; encoded by the coding sequence TTGCCTCATGTCGAAACTCAGCTCACCTACGCGCCGAATGTTCCTCCGCCGGTTACAAGGCAGAAACCGGCCATCGTGGAGGTTAATCTGGTCGCTGCGCACAAGGTGATGCCGCTGTCGTCTTCATCGGATTACACCTTTTGGACCTTCAACGACCATGTGCCGGGCCCGTTCATCCGCGTCCGCGCCGGTGATTGGCTGCAGGTGCGAATCTCCAACACCGATCCGAGCGGCATGCCGCACAACGTGGACTTTCACGCCGTGACGGGGCCGGGCGGCGGGGCGCAAGTGTTGACCGTCACACCGGGAACGACGAACGTGGGGTGGTTCCACCTTCTGCATCCGGGCCTGTTCGTCTATCATTGCGCGGTTCCGCCCATGATTGACCACATTGCCAACGGCATGTTTGGTCTCATTTTGGTGGATCCGACGAATGGATTGCCGCATGCCGATCGCGAGCTTTACGTCATGCAAAGTGAGTTTTATACGACAAACAATCCCAACGGCGGCCGGCTGCTCGGGTTCTCGCATGAGCGCGCCATGGAAGAACACCCGACTTATGTGGTGTTCAACGGCCAGTCCGGCTCCATGTTCTTCTCCGACGCGCCGTCCGCCAAAGCCGGCGATCGCATTCGCATCTACTTTGGCAACGCCGGCCCGAATCTCATCTCCTCCTTTCACGTCATCGGGACGCTGATGCAAAATGTCTATCGTGAAGGCAGCCTGACTGACCCTGCGGCGCACGATTTGCAAACGGTGACGGTGTCTCCCGGGTCGTCAGCCATCGTTGAGTTCACGCCGGTGGTGCCGGGAATTTACACGTTTTTGGATCACGACATGGCACACGCCGACAAGGGTGCGTCAGGACAAATAAACGTGAGTGGTGCGCCGCGGCTGGACATTTACCGCTCTGCGCAGGATGGCCCGCCAACACAGTAA
- a CDS encoding dihydrolipoamide acetyltransferase family protein yields the protein MPYIEMPKLSDTMTEGTVVKWRKAVGEPVDVGDVIAEIETDKAVMELEAFDGGTLQEIYVSEGGKARIGEKLALLLAAGEDAPQKDGQAAKTQQVNPLAGSPSRTSPAPAKAEKAAAPVSRGRVKASPLAKKIAGAKRVDLALIQGSGPGGRIVARDVESAPVTPAAIPTAAAAIPVLPPGPGDRRIPLTGMRKIIAERLLASKTQIPHFYLNIEVDAGELVRLRTQLNEHLEKSGQGKLTFNDFILKAVVAAATKVPRVNASFAGDAVIEYTDIHPSVAVAVEDGLVTPVIRQAQKKSLREISEAVKDLATRARSKKIKPEEYQGGTLTVSNLGSHGIDSFSAVINPPQAVILSIGAIVKKPVLNAQDQIVPGHRLAIGLSADHRVVDGATGAQYLAELRGLLENPAALLL from the coding sequence ATGCCCTACATTGAAATGCCCAAACTGAGCGACACGATGACCGAAGGCACCGTGGTCAAGTGGCGCAAGGCCGTCGGCGAGCCGGTTGACGTTGGCGACGTCATTGCCGAAATCGAAACTGACAAGGCGGTGATGGAACTGGAAGCTTTTGATGGCGGAACGCTCCAGGAAATCTATGTCAGTGAAGGTGGCAAGGCACGGATCGGCGAAAAACTGGCGTTGCTGCTGGCGGCGGGGGAAGACGCGCCGCAAAAGGACGGCCAGGCTGCCAAAACGCAACAAGTCAATCCGCTGGCCGGGAGTCCGAGCCGGACATCTCCGGCTCCAGCCAAAGCGGAGAAAGCCGCCGCACCCGTTTCGCGCGGCCGCGTGAAAGCCTCGCCATTGGCGAAGAAAATTGCGGGCGCAAAACGCGTGGACCTGGCTTTGATTCAAGGTTCCGGCCCAGGAGGACGCATCGTTGCCCGCGACGTCGAGTCGGCTCCCGTTACACCGGCGGCGATCCCAACAGCGGCGGCCGCAATTCCCGTCTTGCCGCCCGGCCCCGGCGACCGGCGCATACCGCTTACCGGAATGCGCAAAATCATTGCCGAGCGGTTGCTCGCCAGCAAAACGCAAATTCCGCATTTCTACCTGAACATTGAAGTGGACGCGGGTGAACTCGTCCGGCTGCGAACACAGTTGAACGAGCACTTGGAAAAGTCCGGTCAGGGCAAACTGACGTTCAATGATTTCATTTTGAAAGCCGTGGTCGCTGCCGCCACGAAGGTTCCGCGTGTCAATGCATCCTTCGCTGGCGACGCTGTTATTGAATACACCGACATTCACCCTTCGGTGGCGGTGGCCGTTGAGGATGGTTTGGTGACGCCGGTCATTCGGCAAGCGCAGAAGAAGTCGCTGCGCGAAATCAGCGAAGCGGTGAAAGACCTGGCCACGCGCGCCCGCAGCAAGAAAATCAAGCCGGAGGAATATCAGGGTGGCACGCTCACCGTGTCGAATCTGGGCAGCCACGGTATTGATAGCTTTTCGGCGGTCATCAATCCGCCGCAGGCCGTCATCCTTTCGATTGGCGCCATCGTGAAAAAGCCGGTGCTCAACGCACAGGACCAGATCGTTCCGGGCCATCGCCTCGCCATCGGTTTGAGCGCAGATCATCGTGTGGTGGATGGCGCCACCGGCGCGCAGTATCTCGCGGAACTGCGCGGGCTGCTCGAGAATCCAGCCGCGTTGTTGCTTTAA
- a CDS encoding alpha-ketoacid dehydrogenase subunit beta, with amino-acid sequence MPVITYRKALNDALAEELARDENVFIIGEEVAHYNGAYKVTEGLWQRFGDKRVLDTPITEAAFIGLSAGASMLGLRPVVELMFWSFAYVAYDQIVNNAGCIRYMSGGQINLPLVIRGPANGGTNVGATHSHTPESILANNPGVKVVCPATAYDAKGLMKTAIRDNDPVFVMENTLLYGETWEVPDEEYLIPLGVADVKREGADVSLIAHGRAVITSLQAAEILAHEHNIHAEVVDLRSIRPLDEETLLRSVRKTHRAVLVDENKPFCAVSAQIAATIQEKAFDDLDAPVLRVCTLDAPAIYSPPLEKLQLPTPERVVEKVLSIA; translated from the coding sequence ATGCCTGTCATCACTTATCGCAAAGCCTTGAACGACGCGCTGGCGGAGGAACTCGCGCGGGACGAAAACGTTTTCATCATCGGCGAGGAGGTCGCGCACTACAACGGCGCTTACAAGGTGACCGAAGGCTTGTGGCAACGGTTTGGCGACAAACGCGTGCTGGACACACCAATCACCGAAGCGGCGTTCATCGGCCTGAGTGCCGGCGCTTCGATGCTGGGGCTGCGCCCGGTCGTTGAATTGATGTTTTGGAGTTTTGCCTATGTGGCTTACGACCAGATCGTCAACAACGCCGGCTGCATCCGCTACATGTCCGGCGGCCAGATCAATCTGCCACTGGTCATTCGCGGCCCGGCCAACGGCGGCACCAACGTCGGCGCCACGCACTCGCACACGCCAGAAAGCATCCTGGCGAACAACCCCGGCGTGAAGGTCGTTTGCCCCGCCACGGCCTACGACGCAAAAGGGCTGATGAAAACCGCCATCCGCGACAACGATCCCGTCTTTGTAATGGAGAACACCCTGCTCTACGGCGAGACGTGGGAAGTGCCGGATGAGGAATACTTGATTCCGCTCGGCGTCGCCGACGTGAAACGCGAAGGCGCGGATGTCTCGCTCATCGCGCATGGACGCGCGGTCATCACGAGTTTGCAGGCGGCGGAAATTCTGGCGCACGAACACAACATCCACGCCGAGGTCGTGGATTTGCGCTCCATCCGCCCGCTGGATGAAGAAACTCTCCTGCGCTCCGTGCGCAAAACCCATCGTGCCGTGCTGGTGGACGAGAACAAACCCTTTTGTGCCGTGAGCGCCCAAATCGCCGCGACCATACAGGAAAAAGCGTTCGACGATCTGGACGCGCCGGTCCTGCGCGTTTGCACGCTGGACGCGCCGGCCATTTACAGTCCGCCGCTCGAAAAACTTCAACTGCCCACGCCCGAGCGCGTCGTGGAAAAAGTTTTAAGCATTGCCTGA
- a CDS encoding hemerythrin domain-containing protein yields the protein MNAGIAADRTNKKPSAGEQAPGIYLQAEGERGIYHYKDCEGRITCHYHGCPWIAGKRIWRSLGFAFMAQSSLKLAREEYNRRRTEAGGQSKQHALSMRAGAENNSETKKAADPGGKLSVAEILTRCRDAGFPDKYLTTGAVIDFGPSSCHVAAMQLLEELRAEHDLIDQMLDSFRTAVSQFVGAQSGPQDLVRFVRFFRVYADQFHHSREEQVLFATLANQLHLPGDHGPIAVLTDDHRQFKAWLDQIEQLVAKQPLPPTDQIRLRTTTEQYIAAMQHHIDAENSVLFVEGEICLQDAGIPELPSRSLTADEQQVRLLAEELLQRYPPTPNVEVIRGDGCVMCPVYQKTCDGYEREWSKASRWGHAEDDDPFSDG from the coding sequence GTGAATGCGGGAATTGCCGCCGACCGAACAAACAAAAAGCCATCAGCCGGCGAACAAGCACCGGGAATCTACCTGCAAGCTGAAGGAGAACGGGGGATCTACCACTACAAGGACTGCGAGGGGAGAATCACCTGCCATTACCATGGGTGTCCGTGGATCGCGGGGAAGCGAATCTGGCGATCGCTGGGATTTGCCTTCATGGCGCAGAGCAGCCTGAAGCTGGCACGCGAGGAATACAATCGCCGTCGCACCGAAGCCGGCGGTCAATCCAAACAACACGCCCTCTCAATGCGGGCTGGAGCCGAGAACAACAGTGAGACCAAAAAGGCCGCCGACCCTGGCGGGAAGTTGTCCGTGGCCGAAATCCTCACCCGTTGTCGTGATGCCGGCTTCCCGGACAAATACCTGACCACGGGCGCCGTCATTGATTTCGGCCCGAGCTCATGCCACGTTGCCGCCATGCAACTGCTCGAGGAATTGCGCGCCGAGCATGATCTGATTGACCAGATGCTGGATTCATTTCGGACCGCAGTGAGTCAATTCGTCGGCGCCCAAAGCGGCCCGCAGGACTTGGTTCGGTTCGTTCGCTTTTTTCGCGTGTATGCCGACCAATTCCACCATTCCCGGGAAGAGCAAGTGCTGTTTGCGACCCTGGCAAATCAACTCCATCTTCCCGGCGATCACGGCCCGATTGCCGTCCTGACCGATGATCACCGTCAATTCAAAGCCTGGCTGGATCAGATCGAGCAGTTGGTCGCGAAGCAACCGTTGCCGCCGACGGATCAAATTCGACTCCGGACCACGACCGAACAATACATCGCGGCCATGCAGCACCATATTGACGCGGAAAACTCGGTCCTGTTTGTTGAAGGCGAGATCTGTCTGCAGGATGCCGGGATACCCGAACTTCCGTCCCGGAGCCTCACCGCCGACGAGCAGCAGGTTCGGCTCCTGGCGGAAGAACTTCTGCAACGCTACCCGCCCACGCCAAACGTGGAGGTCATTCGCGGCGATGGTTGCGTCATGTGTCCGGTCTATCAAAAGACCTGCGACGGCTACGAACGTGAATGGTCCAAGGCCTCCCGGTGGGGTCATGCGGAAGACGACGATCCGTTTTCCGACGGGTGA
- a CDS encoding hemerythrin domain-containing protein, translating to MNTASINEHYTHDHDRLDELLHQFLTLKNSDRAQAATNFREFKAGLEQHIVWEEQILFPAFEGKTGMVAGPTEVMRWEHRQIRGFLESIADRLVRDDFDTTDEEAGLLAVLEPHNHKEENILYPMIDQVTRAEERAEIFARMSASVSH from the coding sequence ATGAACACTGCCAGCATCAACGAACACTACACTCACGATCATGACAGGCTGGATGAGCTCCTTCACCAGTTCTTAACGCTCAAGAACTCCGACCGTGCGCAGGCGGCCACCAATTTCCGGGAATTCAAAGCCGGGCTGGAACAACACATCGTATGGGAGGAGCAGATTCTGTTTCCTGCATTCGAGGGCAAGACTGGAATGGTCGCCGGGCCGACGGAAGTGATGCGTTGGGAACACCGGCAAATCCGGGGCTTTCTTGAATCCATCGCGGACAGGCTCGTGCGCGATGACTTTGACACGACTGACGAAGAAGCCGGCTTGCTGGCGGTGCTTGAACCGCACAACCACAAGGAGGAGAACATCCTCTATCCCATGATTGATCAGGTCACACGCGCTGAGGAGCGGGCGGAGATTTTCGCCCGCATGAGCGCGAGCGTAAGCCATTGA
- a CDS encoding DUF3088 family protein: MDLLKPRFMDTGKGPYFCPGCAQMAGLPEFYPALKQQLAARWLDFP; the protein is encoded by the coding sequence TTGGATCTGCTGAAACCCCGTTTCATGGACACGGGCAAAGGGCCGTATTTCTGTCCCGGCTGTGCACAGATGGCCGGACTGCCGGAATTTTATCCGGCGCTCAAGCAGCAATTGGCAGCGCGCTGGCTCGACTTCCCGTAA
- a CDS encoding thiamine pyrophosphate-dependent enzyme codes for METTLEIIPSAAAEINHTLEVQEKIQFLRQMLRIRRFEQAALKQYQTSGQIGGFLHLCIGQESVAVGTMSLCGDDDHIITGYRNHGHALAAGMSMNECMAELFGKATGCSKGKGGSMHFFAPDKNFWGGHGIVAGQTPLGLGLAFALKYKGIKGCCLCYLGDGAVNQGVYQASLNLASLWSLPVVYIIENNQYSMGTSQERSSACRDCLAARAEAYDIEWDRFNGEDIYEVRAKTLPAILRAREESRPTVLEIATYRYYGHSVSDANAKKYRSPEEIEKYRKLHDPIQLWQKRLLDEGVLTEEQAAELDAVAMAEAAESVRFAQESPLPEKPDIFADVYCEVDRQTAAGRTGKFFFND; via the coding sequence ATGGAAACAACTTTGGAGATCATTCCATCCGCCGCTGCGGAAATAAATCATACCTTGGAGGTGCAGGAGAAGATTCAGTTTCTGCGCCAGATGCTCCGTATTCGGCGGTTTGAGCAGGCGGCGCTCAAACAATACCAGACCAGCGGCCAGATCGGCGGCTTTTTGCATCTTTGCATCGGCCAGGAATCCGTCGCCGTCGGCACGATGTCGCTGTGCGGCGACGACGACCATATCATCACCGGCTACCGCAACCACGGTCACGCCCTGGCGGCCGGCATGAGCATGAATGAATGCATGGCGGAGTTGTTCGGCAAGGCCACGGGTTGTTCCAAAGGGAAGGGGGGTTCGATGCACTTCTTCGCTCCGGACAAGAATTTCTGGGGCGGACACGGCATTGTCGCCGGGCAGACCCCGCTCGGCCTCGGATTGGCCTTCGCGCTGAAATACAAAGGCATCAAGGGCTGCTGCCTTTGCTACCTCGGTGACGGCGCGGTCAATCAGGGCGTTTATCAAGCCTCGCTCAATCTCGCCTCGCTGTGGAGTCTGCCGGTGGTTTACATCATCGAAAACAACCAATATTCGATGGGCACGAGTCAGGAACGTTCCTCCGCCTGCCGGGATTGCCTGGCGGCACGGGCCGAGGCTTACGACATCGAGTGGGATCGGTTTAACGGCGAGGACATTTACGAAGTGCGTGCCAAAACATTGCCCGCGATTCTGCGCGCGCGAGAGGAATCGCGGCCCACGGTTCTGGAAATCGCCACCTACCGTTACTATGGTCACTCGGTTTCCGACGCCAACGCCAAGAAATACCGCAGTCCGGAGGAAATTGAAAAATATCGCAAGCTGCACGACCCGATTCAGCTTTGGCAAAAGCGATTGTTGGACGAAGGCGTTTTGACCGAAGAACAGGCAGCCGAGTTGGATGCGGTGGCCATGGCCGAGGCCGCCGAGTCGGTGCGCTTTGCCCAGGAGAGTCCGTTGCCGGAGAAACCCGACATTTTCGCGGACGTTTACTGCGAAGTGGATCGGCAGACGGCCGCCGGCCGGACCGGAAAATTTTTCTTCAATGATTGA
- a CDS encoding NAD(P)/FAD-dependent oxidoreductase, whose translation MQDEDKSEKRVVVLGAGFGGLTFCQAFNCPRARVTLVDRQNHHLFQPLLYQVATAGLSAPEIAQPIRSILSRRKHAEVLLAEVTGMDLTRREVRLNHTVMTYDYLVLALGGVTSYFGHPEWEQHAPGLKSLDDALRIRRQVLLAFERAETALDAGEQARLMTIVVVGGGATGVELAGAFAELARRVLKRDFRRIDPRRARVILLEAGPRLLPQFSEQLAAKAARRLTALGVEIHTHTRVENIGEGFLVLANGTRIESANMIWAAGVAANPLARLLGVELDRAGRVRVSPDLSVPGHPEVFVVGDMAVVQGHDGRTVPGVSPAAIQMARHVARVIARECRAGSANLSGRPAFRYWNKGTMATIGRSAAVAQIGRFEFSGWLAWAAWLLIHLVFLIGFRNRAAVLLQWIYSYFTYKRGARIITGLDSLP comes from the coding sequence ATGCAGGACGAGGACAAAAGCGAGAAACGTGTGGTGGTGCTGGGCGCCGGCTTTGGAGGGCTGACGTTTTGTCAGGCCTTCAATTGTCCGCGTGCCCGGGTCACACTGGTGGACCGGCAAAACCACCACCTGTTTCAGCCCCTCCTGTATCAAGTCGCCACTGCCGGTTTGTCGGCGCCGGAGATTGCCCAACCCATCCGCTCAATCCTCTCTCGACGAAAGCATGCTGAGGTGCTCCTGGCCGAGGTCACAGGAATGGACCTGACCCGTCGCGAAGTGCGGCTTAACCACACTGTCATGACCTACGATTATCTGGTGCTGGCCCTTGGCGGCGTGACCAGCTACTTCGGCCATCCGGAGTGGGAGCAGCATGCGCCCGGGCTCAAATCACTGGACGATGCCTTGCGAATCCGGCGTCAAGTGCTGCTCGCGTTCGAACGGGCTGAAACCGCGCTCGACGCCGGTGAACAGGCACGCCTGATGACCATCGTGGTCGTGGGCGGTGGTGCCACCGGAGTTGAACTCGCCGGTGCGTTTGCCGAACTGGCTCGGCGTGTGTTGAAGCGGGACTTTCGCCGAATCGATCCGCGTCGCGCACGTGTGATCCTGCTGGAGGCAGGGCCGCGGCTGTTACCGCAATTCTCCGAGCAACTGGCCGCGAAGGCTGCACGCCGACTGACGGCGCTCGGAGTGGAAATTCACACTCACACTCGCGTCGAGAACATCGGGGAAGGGTTTCTTGTCCTGGCAAATGGCACTCGGATCGAAAGCGCGAACATGATTTGGGCCGCAGGGGTCGCAGCCAATCCGCTGGCGCGACTGCTGGGCGTCGAACTGGACCGCGCAGGAAGGGTGCGCGTCAGTCCGGACCTGAGTGTTCCTGGCCACCCGGAGGTTTTTGTTGTTGGTGACATGGCTGTGGTTCAGGGCCACGATGGGCGGACTGTGCCTGGAGTATCGCCAGCGGCAATCCAGATGGCACGCCATGTCGCACGCGTCATTGCCCGCGAGTGTCGGGCCGGTTCCGCGAATCTCTCCGGGCGGCCCGCGTTTCGGTATTGGAACAAGGGCACGATGGCCACGATTGGCCGGTCGGCCGCAGTCGCCCAAATTGGGCGTTTTGAATTCTCGGGGTGGCTGGCTTGGGCCGCATGGCTGCTTATACACCTGGTTTTCCTCATTGGTTTTCGCAATCGGGCGGCCGTCCTTTTGCAGTGGATTTACTCCTATTTCACCTACAAAAGAGGCGCTCGCATCATCACCGGTCTGGACAGCCTGCCCTAA
- a CDS encoding ferredoxin has translation MADKNSRLPQNVPGAWYVDSTCIDCDLCRETASSVFRRDEDNGNSIVFHQPETVEELRQAEEAMAGCPVEAIGNDASSPSAPTETADSESPGPAVVVPSVCAPDQASAKKQVVPDR, from the coding sequence ATGGCCGACAAGAATAGCCGATTGCCACAGAATGTTCCTGGCGCCTGGTATGTGGACTCCACCTGCATTGATTGCGATCTATGCCGGGAAACCGCATCCAGCGTTTTTCGGCGCGACGAAGATAATGGCAACAGCATCGTGTTCCACCAACCCGAGACCGTGGAGGAACTGCGCCAGGCAGAGGAAGCGATGGCCGGCTGCCCGGTCGAGGCAATCGGCAATGATGCCTCCTCGCCCTCTGCGCCAACCGAGACAGCAGATTCCGAATCACCCGGGCCGGCGGTCGTCGTTCCGTCGGTTTGCGCTCCTGATCAAGCCAGCGCTAAAAAACAGGTTGTGCCTGATCGTTGA
- the ric gene encoding iron-sulfur cluster repair di-iron protein → MKTITPETTVGELVRAVPARSRIFENLGVDYCCGGKKPLAEICRAKNLDPATVIAMLNALDRAADVPSANPDAMGLAELCDHIERAHHDYLREELPRLDFMTRKVAAVHGDREARLLEVRRVFESFNAAMTAHTDEEEAVVFPKIRQLAAANGNRAGIVTELKATFAKLESEHDSAGGALERFKELTDGYTPPDWACNTFRALYDGLRQLERNMHQHVHKENNVLFVKALATE, encoded by the coding sequence GTGAAAACTATAACACCTGAAACCACTGTCGGAGAACTCGTCCGTGCTGTGCCAGCCCGTTCGCGCATCTTTGAAAACCTCGGCGTTGATTACTGCTGCGGTGGCAAGAAGCCATTGGCGGAAATCTGTCGCGCCAAAAACCTCGATCCTGCCACGGTGATTGCCATGCTGAACGCGCTCGACCGCGCGGCGGACGTGCCGAGCGCCAATCCCGACGCGATGGGTCTGGCCGAACTGTGTGATCACATCGAGCGTGCGCATCACGATTACCTGCGCGAAGAACTGCCGCGATTGGATTTCATGACGCGCAAAGTTGCCGCCGTTCATGGCGATCGTGAAGCACGACTGCTCGAGGTGCGGCGCGTGTTTGAATCGTTCAACGCGGCGATGACGGCGCATACGGACGAGGAAGAGGCGGTCGTATTTCCGAAGATTCGGCAGTTGGCGGCGGCGAATGGAAACCGGGCGGGCATCGTGACCGAACTCAAGGCCACCTTCGCAAAGCTGGAATCCGAGCATGACAGTGCCGGCGGAGCGCTCGAACGCTTCAAGGAATTGACGGACGGTTACACCCCGCCGGACTGGGCCTGCAATACGTTCCGCGCCCTCTACGACGGCCTTCGGCAGTTGGAGCGCAACATGCACCAGCATGTTCACAAGGAGAACAATGTCCTCTTTGTAAAGGCGCTGGCCACAGAGTAA